Proteins from one Gallus gallus isolate bGalGal1 chromosome 15, bGalGal1.mat.broiler.GRCg7b, whole genome shotgun sequence genomic window:
- the COMT gene encoding catechol O-methyltransferase produces the protein MLESSSVLLFIVFVLLFISLLFVVLIRKNGTAALIWHEIIKEKITNFIMNQSKERRILNFVLQNAVRGDPCSVMETIDKYCSEKEWAMNVGDVKGVILDKTVEEINPKVALELGTYCGYSAVRIARLLKAGACLLTVEFNPEFAAIAKQMIEFAGVQDKVKLLEGPSEVIIPQLKKKYEVDTLDFVFVDHWKDRYAPDTILLQECSLLRKGSVLLADNIIFPGAPEFVKYIRNNPRFQCSTYPSYLEYMKVQDAMEKAVFLG, from the exons atGCTGGAGAGCTCTTCAGTCCTTTTGTTCATTGTCTTcgttctgcttttcatttcgTTGCTCTTCGTGGTACTCATCAGGAAAaatggcactgctgccctgatCTGGCATGAAATAATCAAGGAGAAAATAACCAATTTCATCATGAATCAGAGCAAAGAACGGAGGATTTTAAATTTTGTGTTGCAGAATGCAGTCCGAGGGGACCCCTGCAGTGTGATGGAAACTATAGATAAATACTGCTCTGAGAAAGAGTGGGCCATGAATGTGGGCGATGTAAAAG gtgtaATTCTGGACAAGACAGTGGAAGAGATCAATCCTAAAGTTGCACTGGAGCTGGGAACATACTGTGGCTACTCAGCTGTTAGGATTGCTCGGCTGCTGAAAGCAGGCGCTTGTCTTCTCACTGTGGAGTTCAACCCAGAATTTGCTGCTATAGCTAAACAGATGATTGAGTTTGCTGGAGTACAAGATAAG GTAAAACTCCTAGAAGGCCCTTCAGAGGTAATCATCCcgcagctgaaaaaaaaatatgaagtggATACTCTGGATTTTGTCTTCGTGGACCACTGGAAAGACAGATATGCACCAGACACCATCCTGCTTCAG gAATGCAGCTTGCTGCGGAAGGGCTCAGTTCTTCTGGCTGACAATATCATCTTCCCAGGAGCTCCTGAATTTGTTAAATATATCCGCAACAACCCCCGTTTCCAATGCAGTACCTACCCATCTTATCTGGAATATATGAAAGTGCAGGACGCTATGGAAAAGGCTGTGTTTTTGGGATAA